One stretch of Candidatus Baltobacteraceae bacterium DNA includes these proteins:
- a CDS encoding SDR family oxidoreductase → MNYKQLFDLSGKNAVVLGAASGIGKASAEAIAGLGARVICADIDKAGALETARAINGEAIACDAASADDIARLADFAAKKFPRLHAAVTTPGINVRRLVSDYGEDDFDRVIATNLKGTFLFLRTFSRMLIEGGGGSIVASSSIRAVTLEPGLAVYAATKAAIGQLVTGTASEVGRYGVRVNAIAPSVVETALTAPIKEKPEIYETYAKHTMLGRWAKPEEIGSVVAFLVSDAASYITGSTLFIDGGWTAIDGPPTGLTQTRANRSAR, encoded by the coding sequence ATGAATTACAAACAGCTCTTCGATTTGAGCGGGAAAAACGCGGTGGTGTTGGGCGCGGCGTCCGGTATCGGAAAAGCCTCGGCCGAGGCGATTGCCGGTCTCGGCGCGCGCGTGATCTGCGCCGACATCGATAAAGCCGGCGCCCTTGAAACGGCCCGCGCGATCAACGGTGAGGCGATCGCCTGCGACGCCGCGAGCGCCGACGATATCGCACGGCTCGCCGATTTTGCGGCTAAGAAGTTCCCGCGTTTGCACGCAGCCGTCACGACGCCGGGCATCAACGTGCGCCGTCTCGTCAGTGACTATGGTGAGGACGACTTCGATCGCGTGATCGCGACCAACCTCAAAGGGACGTTCTTGTTCCTGCGCACGTTCAGCCGGATGCTGATCGAAGGCGGGGGCGGAAGCATCGTCGCGTCCTCGTCGATTCGCGCCGTTACGCTCGAGCCCGGCCTCGCAGTCTATGCCGCAACGAAGGCGGCAATCGGCCAACTCGTGACCGGCACGGCATCAGAGGTCGGACGATATGGCGTACGCGTGAATGCGATCGCACCGAGCGTCGTCGAGACGGCGCTCACAGCGCCGATCAAAGAGAAGCCCGAGATCTACGAGACGTATGCGAAACACACGATGCTCGGGAGGTGGGCGAAGCCGGAGGAGATCGGAAGTGTCGTAGCATTTCTGGTTTCCGACGCCGCGAGCTACATCACGGGCTCGACTCTTTTTATCGACGGCGGCTGGACGGCGATCGACGGTCCGCCGACGGGACTTACACAAACAAGAGCCAACAGGTCGGCACGCTAA
- a CDS encoding TRAP transporter substrate-binding protein → MERRTFIRSTATAGAAATFGFPYVSRAAGMMTLRFAHFAAIDHPANIAAKQFAERVETRTQGAIKVAIFPNNQLGDPPQQAAQIREGAIDIGLPTQGQLDKYEKAFAAVELPFAFRNRPEAFRVLDAALSDWLEPLALNQGFVTLRNWDYGFRNITNTVRPINTPDDVKGLKLRTPPEIQIASSMEALGAIVTPISFAELYLALSQHVVDGEENPIAVIFFNKYYEVQKYLALTRHIYNNMILTFSAITWKKLTPAQQKIMHEEGRSAGDLMRNMMGDQEEQQITKLATLGMQITRPDTTPFRAKMGPAIAKISGYAGAGNVEKFQAILKKMVSG, encoded by the coding sequence ATGGAGCGCAGAACTTTCATTCGGTCAACCGCGACGGCCGGTGCCGCAGCGACATTCGGGTTCCCATACGTCTCACGCGCAGCCGGCATGATGACGCTGCGCTTCGCGCACTTTGCTGCGATCGACCATCCGGCGAACATTGCCGCCAAGCAATTCGCGGAACGTGTCGAAACGCGCACGCAAGGTGCGATCAAAGTCGCGATCTTCCCGAACAACCAACTTGGCGACCCGCCGCAACAAGCGGCACAAATTCGCGAAGGCGCGATCGACATCGGCCTTCCCACGCAAGGTCAGCTCGACAAATACGAAAAGGCCTTCGCTGCAGTTGAGCTTCCGTTCGCCTTTCGCAATCGTCCGGAGGCGTTTCGAGTATTGGACGCTGCATTAAGCGACTGGCTCGAGCCGCTCGCGCTGAATCAAGGATTCGTTACGCTGCGCAATTGGGACTACGGGTTTCGCAACATCACGAATACCGTACGTCCGATCAACACGCCCGACGACGTCAAGGGCCTCAAGCTACGCACACCACCCGAGATTCAAATCGCATCCTCGATGGAAGCGCTCGGCGCGATCGTAACGCCGATCTCGTTTGCGGAGCTCTATCTTGCGCTCTCACAACATGTCGTTGACGGTGAAGAAAATCCGATTGCAGTTATTTTCTTCAACAAATACTACGAAGTGCAAAAATACCTCGCGCTAACGCGCCACATCTATAACAACATGATCCTGACGTTCAGCGCCATTACCTGGAAGAAGCTGACGCCGGCGCAGCAGAAGATCATGCACGAAGAAGGTCGCAGCGCCGGTGACCTGATGCGCAACATGATGGGCGATCAGGAAGAACAGCAGATCACCAAGCTTGCAACCCTCGGAATGCAGATCACGCGTCCGGATACGACGCCGTTTCGTGCCAAGATGGGCCCCGCGATTGCGAAGATCTCGGGCTATGCGGGTGCGGGCAACGTCGAGAAGTTCCAGGCCATCTTGAAGAAGATGGTCAGTGGATAA
- a CDS encoding TRAP transporter large permease subunit — protein sequence MTIKTLDRVAEAILVVALVGEIVIVVVNVLGRSFGQTGFLWTPEISQIALSTMTFIGGVVAYRRSQHAPVRAVLNLLPERGARFCYTLADVLIFAGALLAAITSYWLVEAGWAERTPILGIPVSTIGLPLALGMILLVIFALVRLYENAPMLALKTGVGVAVVLGVAYATQSLWQPLFAGDASVFTVLILFALGILSGLPVGFALLLAAAAYLWIADAAPMVTLTQNMVNGTSNYVLLAVPFFILAGLIMERGGISLRLVRFVHALVGHFRGGLLQVVVVSMYLVSGLSGSKAADVAAVGSVMRDMLDRQNYSRGEGAAVLAASAAMGETVPPSIAMLILGSITSLSIAALFSGGLIPAAVIGICLMILIYFRARSAKLPTTPRASLQTMAQSGLAAIPALLMPVILFGGIIYGIATPTEVSTFAVIYGLVLAVVVYRELPPRELLRTLIDSATLSGMVLFILATASAFSWMLTVASLPQRLVSLLHGFNDSSAIFMVGSVILLILTGSLLEGLPALNVLAPLLLPIAGEIGINELHYGIVLVIAMGIGAFMPPAGVGFYVCCAIQRTHVEEASRAMLPYLGVLVAGLLIVAFVPWFTLLLPRAVGLIH from the coding sequence GTGACGATCAAAACCCTTGACCGCGTCGCCGAGGCAATTCTCGTCGTCGCGCTCGTTGGTGAGATCGTCATCGTCGTCGTCAACGTCCTCGGGCGCAGCTTCGGACAAACAGGATTCCTTTGGACGCCTGAGATCTCGCAAATCGCGCTTTCGACGATGACGTTCATCGGCGGCGTGGTTGCATACCGCCGCTCGCAGCACGCTCCCGTTCGGGCCGTCCTGAATCTCTTGCCGGAGCGCGGCGCGCGCTTCTGTTACACGCTGGCTGACGTGCTGATCTTTGCCGGCGCACTGCTTGCAGCGATCACATCCTATTGGCTCGTCGAAGCCGGTTGGGCCGAGCGCACACCGATTCTCGGCATTCCGGTTTCAACGATCGGATTACCGCTCGCGCTCGGCATGATCTTGCTTGTGATCTTCGCGCTCGTACGTCTCTACGAGAACGCGCCGATGCTCGCGCTGAAAACGGGCGTCGGTGTCGCCGTCGTGCTCGGTGTTGCATACGCCACACAGAGCTTGTGGCAACCGCTCTTCGCCGGTGATGCGTCGGTGTTCACGGTTTTGATTCTGTTCGCGCTTGGAATTTTGAGCGGACTGCCGGTTGGGTTCGCGCTGCTGCTCGCTGCCGCAGCGTATTTGTGGATCGCAGACGCGGCGCCGATGGTCACGCTCACGCAGAACATGGTGAACGGGACGAGCAATTACGTCCTACTCGCGGTTCCGTTCTTCATTCTCGCCGGATTGATCATGGAGCGAGGTGGGATAAGTTTGCGTCTCGTGCGCTTCGTGCACGCGCTGGTCGGTCATTTCCGCGGCGGATTGCTGCAAGTCGTCGTCGTCAGCATGTACCTCGTCTCCGGCTTGTCCGGATCAAAAGCGGCCGACGTTGCCGCAGTCGGATCCGTCATGCGAGACATGCTCGACCGTCAGAACTACAGTCGCGGTGAAGGCGCAGCCGTACTGGCTGCTTCCGCCGCGATGGGCGAAACGGTCCCCCCGAGCATCGCGATGTTGATCCTCGGTTCGATCACGAGCCTGTCGATCGCCGCTCTCTTCAGCGGCGGTTTGATCCCGGCCGCGGTAATCGGAATCTGCTTGATGATTCTGATCTACTTTCGAGCGCGCTCGGCGAAACTACCGACCACGCCGCGCGCATCGCTTCAAACGATGGCCCAAAGCGGGCTTGCAGCGATCCCGGCCCTCTTGATGCCGGTTATTCTTTTTGGCGGCATCATCTACGGCATCGCGACGCCGACGGAAGTCTCGACGTTCGCCGTTATCTACGGTCTCGTACTTGCCGTCGTGGTTTACAGGGAGCTGCCGCCGCGTGAGCTCCTTCGCACCCTTATCGATAGCGCGACGCTCTCGGGCATGGTGCTCTTTATCTTGGCGACGGCCTCCGCTTTTTCGTGGATGCTGACCGTCGCGTCACTTCCGCAACGTTTGGTTTCGCTGCTGCACGGTTTCAACGACAGCAGCGCGATCTTCATGGTTGGCTCCGTCATCTTGTTGATTTTGACCGGGTCGCTGCTCGAAGGTTTGCCGGCTCTCAACGTGCTCGCTCCGTTGCTCTTGCCGATCGCCGGAGAAATCGGCATCAACGAGCTGCATTACGGCATCGTGCTCGTGATAGCAATGGGAATCGGGGCGTTCATGCCTCCGGCGGGCGTGGGCTTTTACGTCTGCTGCGCGATTCAGCGCACACATGTGGAAGAAGCCTCGCGAGCGATGTTGCCGTATCTCGGCGTTCTCGTCGCGGGACTTCTTATCGTTGCTTTCGTTCCGTGGTTTACGCTGCTCTTACCGCGCGCGGTCGGCCTTATCCACTGA
- a CDS encoding DMT family transporter, whose product MKTRDWGLLLVLLVLWGGTFYFYKVLDEAGLPALTLVLGRVGIAALALLPLVWWRRLSLPRRPADWTPYIFIALTNNVIPYLVFALCETQISSGLASIVNATTPIFTAIVAHLSTKDERFSINSVIGISLGFVGIVVLVGRDVVHGLNLASIAQIACFIAPVCYGFAAVNGRSFRGTSPIVVSTCQLIVSSIILLPFELVIDKPWSLPMPSAATWAALLGMALLATSAAYVVYFALILYAGAVNASLVTLLVPPVALLLGGLFLHERLGWGAVAGMVLILVGLVALDGRLTKIIRRSRLLEIINAS is encoded by the coding sequence ATGAAGACGCGCGATTGGGGATTGCTGCTAGTTCTGTTGGTGCTTTGGGGCGGGACATTTTACTTCTATAAAGTCCTCGACGAAGCGGGGCTTCCTGCGCTCACGCTCGTTCTCGGGCGTGTAGGAATTGCGGCGCTCGCGCTCCTCCCACTGGTCTGGTGGCGCAGACTTTCATTACCGCGCCGGCCCGCGGATTGGACGCCCTACATCTTCATCGCCCTCACGAACAACGTGATCCCGTATCTCGTGTTCGCACTCTGCGAGACACAGATCTCGAGTGGCTTGGCGTCAATCGTGAACGCCACGACGCCGATCTTTACCGCGATTGTTGCGCACTTGTCCACGAAAGACGAGCGCTTCTCGATAAATTCGGTGATCGGAATCTCGCTTGGGTTCGTAGGCATCGTCGTGCTCGTGGGCCGAGATGTCGTGCACGGTCTCAATCTCGCAAGCATCGCGCAGATCGCGTGCTTCATCGCTCCGGTGTGCTATGGCTTTGCGGCCGTCAACGGACGCAGCTTCCGCGGCACCTCGCCGATCGTCGTCTCGACGTGCCAACTGATCGTGAGCTCGATAATCTTGCTGCCGTTCGAACTCGTCATCGACAAGCCGTGGTCGCTTCCGATGCCGTCGGCCGCAACGTGGGCGGCGTTGCTCGGGATGGCACTGCTTGCAACGTCCGCGGCATACGTCGTCTACTTCGCGTTGATTCTCTATGCAGGTGCCGTGAACGCATCGCTCGTCACGCTGCTCGTTCCACCTGTCGCATTGCTCCTGGGAGGACTGTTCCTGCACGAACGTCTCGGTTGGGGCGCCGTCGCGGGCATGGTGCTCATTCTCGTCGGTCTGGTCGCGCTTGACGGGCGCTTAACGAAAATCATACGCCGCTCGCGATTGTTAGAAATTATTAATGCAAGCTGA
- a CDS encoding YifB family Mg chelatase-like AAA ATPase has translation MIALAHSAAMLGIDGYVVRVEADSAPGTPGFAITGLPDRALREARDRVRAAIFNSGYMFPAGRLLVHLSPADIRKEGPAFDLAIGLALLAIDEQIDRLALQNFVALGELALDGTLNPTAGLLPMLLGARRARFANVIIPVPSLEEATLVDGFELYAVASLGEAVAVIQGHGAKHRVRGKPSESVAPKRAHRGDYADVRGQLGAKRALEIAAAGGHNLLLVGPPGCGKTMLAQRLPSILPPMSSNEALDVTKIYSIAGLLGPKPRLVSERPFRSPHHTISEVALVGGGAVPKPGEISLAHHGVLFLDELPEFRRSALEVMRQPIEDGNVTIARAAGTFNYPARFMLVASMNPCPCGMRGTRDADCRCDDAIVAKYVAKLSGPLLDRIDLQVEVGRVSFAEISEGLPMESSAAIRARVVAARELQRGRYASIGLESNAELASAQLREYCRLDETASVLLKEASTKRQFSARAFDRIVRVARTIADLAGSSAIQREHVAEAIGYRSLERIGTRRVA, from the coding sequence GTGATCGCTCTTGCCCATTCCGCGGCGATGCTCGGCATCGACGGCTATGTCGTGCGCGTCGAGGCCGATAGCGCGCCCGGGACGCCTGGTTTCGCCATCACCGGGCTCCCGGACCGCGCGCTCCGCGAAGCACGCGATCGTGTGCGTGCCGCGATCTTCAATTCAGGCTATATGTTTCCGGCGGGACGATTGCTCGTGCATCTCAGCCCGGCCGACATTCGTAAAGAGGGTCCAGCGTTCGATCTCGCAATCGGGCTCGCGCTGCTTGCGATCGATGAACAAATCGACCGGCTGGCGTTGCAGAATTTCGTCGCGCTGGGTGAGCTCGCACTCGACGGAACACTGAATCCCACCGCGGGTCTGCTACCGATGCTACTCGGTGCACGACGCGCGCGCTTCGCAAACGTCATCATTCCGGTTCCGAGTCTCGAGGAAGCGACGCTCGTCGACGGGTTCGAGCTTTACGCGGTCGCGTCGCTCGGTGAGGCCGTTGCGGTTATTCAAGGACACGGCGCAAAGCATCGCGTCCGCGGAAAGCCGTCCGAGAGCGTCGCGCCGAAGCGCGCTCACCGCGGCGACTATGCGGACGTCCGCGGACAGCTGGGCGCAAAGCGCGCGCTCGAAATTGCGGCTGCAGGCGGGCACAATCTCCTGCTCGTCGGCCCGCCTGGTTGCGGTAAGACGATGCTGGCGCAGCGGCTGCCGTCGATTCTCCCGCCGATGTCGTCAAACGAAGCACTCGACGTTACGAAGATCTATTCGATCGCCGGCTTACTCGGGCCCAAGCCGCGGCTCGTTTCCGAGCGTCCTTTCCGTTCGCCGCATCACACGATCAGCGAAGTCGCGCTCGTCGGTGGGGGCGCCGTTCCAAAACCGGGCGAGATTTCACTTGCACATCACGGCGTGTTGTTTCTCGACGAGCTTCCCGAATTTCGCCGCAGCGCGCTCGAAGTGATGCGACAACCGATCGAAGACGGGAATGTGACGATTGCCCGCGCCGCCGGGACGTTCAACTATCCGGCTCGCTTCATGCTCGTCGCATCGATGAATCCGTGTCCGTGCGGAATGCGCGGGACGCGCGACGCTGATTGCCGTTGTGACGATGCGATCGTCGCGAAGTACGTTGCGAAGCTCTCGGGACCGCTCCTCGATCGCATCGACCTGCAGGTCGAGGTCGGTCGCGTGTCCTTCGCCGAGATCAGCGAAGGGCTGCCGATGGAATCATCGGCTGCCATTCGAGCACGGGTCGTCGCGGCGCGCGAGTTGCAGCGCGGACGCTACGCGAGCATCGGACTCGAAAGCAACGCGGAGCTTGCATCCGCGCAATTGCGCGAATATTGCCGGCTCGATGAGACAGCCTCCGTGCTCCTCAAAGAGGCCAGCACGAAGAGGCAATTCTCGGCACGCGCGTTCGATCGCATTGTCCGCGTCGCTCGGACGATTGCCGATCTGGCGGGGAGCAGTGCAATTCAGCGTGAGCACGTGGCTGAGGCGATCGGTTATCGCTCGCTGGAGCGAATCGGAACGCGGAGAGTTGCCTAA
- a CDS encoding DUF1648 domain-containing protein, protein MFAGRRFPEAFALVVLLANAVLILVSYHSLPAMVPTHFGARGDPGRYGARWTVWMTFAFSAVMYLVLSATARIPIQYTNLPVKLTDENRGRIAVLVREMISWVKAWVQVIAYTLTAMVIRAAETSRPQFALTMIEYAVTFALLATCGIYAIRMRRAA, encoded by the coding sequence ATGTTTGCGGGTCGGCGTTTTCCGGAGGCGTTTGCGCTCGTCGTACTGCTGGCGAATGCGGTACTGATACTGGTTTCGTATCATTCGTTACCCGCCATGGTGCCCACGCACTTCGGCGCAAGAGGCGATCCGGGGCGCTATGGGGCCAGATGGACGGTCTGGATGACCTTCGCGTTCAGCGCGGTTATGTATCTCGTTCTGAGCGCAACTGCGCGCATCCCGATCCAGTACACGAATCTTCCGGTGAAACTTACCGACGAGAATCGGGGGCGGATTGCGGTTCTCGTTCGCGAGATGATTAGCTGGGTCAAAGCATGGGTGCAAGTCATAGCTTACACGTTGACCGCAATGGTGATCCGCGCTGCGGAGACGTCGCGCCCCCAATTTGCACTCACGATGATAGAGTACGCGGTTACCTTTGCGCTCCTCGCAACCTGTGGGATTTACGCCATTCGTATGCGGCGCGCGGCTTAG
- a CDS encoding GNAT family N-acetyltransferase — protein sequence MGAPETARSSFFRREIVIDMQSNIVLRAAQAADAWDLAGLRFASLVEMGLCTPSERERFLPRAASELFELLSQDRMAAWILIEDGVPTGCACALFWNRLPYPSSSLHAEIAGVYVVPSLRRRGYATELVREAVANARARGVRKITLSPTEVGRSIYESLGFNNESHMAIREVSSRG from the coding sequence ATGGGCGCGCCGGAAACGGCGCGCTCTTCTTTTTTCCGGAGAGAAATCGTGATCGACATGCAATCGAACATCGTTTTACGGGCCGCCCAGGCCGCTGATGCTTGGGATCTGGCGGGCTTGCGGTTTGCAAGCCTCGTCGAGATGGGCCTATGCACTCCGTCGGAGCGCGAACGATTTCTGCCGCGTGCCGCCAGCGAGCTCTTCGAGCTGCTCTCACAAGACCGCATGGCCGCATGGATCCTGATCGAAGACGGTGTTCCGACGGGCTGTGCGTGCGCGCTTTTCTGGAACCGTCTACCCTATCCGTCGAGCTCGCTGCACGCTGAGATTGCCGGCGTCTACGTCGTTCCGTCACTGCGCCGTCGCGGCTATGCGACGGAGCTCGTGCGGGAAGCCGTTGCCAACGCGCGTGCGCGCGGGGTTCGCAAAATCACCTTGAGTCCGACGGAAGTGGGACGCTCGATTTACGAAAGTCTTGGCTTCAACAACGAATCACACATGGCAATTCGAGAGGTGTCATCCCGAGGGTAG
- a CDS encoding PLP-dependent aspartate aminotransferase family protein, producing MDNEHVDTAAVHAGRFTNPTNPGSSPPLYAASSYVFRDLDEMEAIYAGEEKGAIYGRYGGPNAAQFAEAIAELEGAEAAVATASGMAAIDAAWGPLVRAGDRIVASTELYGGTYDLLEKDYRQRGVEVDFVPQGDLEGLKSALDGRPAKIVHVETLTNPLIKVTELEAVARLAHAAGAICTVDATFTTPILGRPVGLGADLVVHSVGKYIGGHADVGCGVLSGRREMIAPAGAWVIRKGTPISHFDAWLALRGLRTLALRMVRHSENAQVIAGFLAQHDAIAAVYHPSLPAHPQHALAKRLYPRGTGGMLTFDVRGGKQMVDGFLRALRRVQIVHSLGEVATTISYSCRSSHRMLSEQQRNELGVSESTLRLSCGIEDARDITSDLEKALAEAGSAARV from the coding sequence GTGGATAACGAACATGTCGATACCGCCGCGGTACACGCCGGGCGCTTTACAAATCCGACAAATCCAGGATCATCGCCGCCTTTATATGCTGCCTCATCGTACGTCTTTCGCGACTTGGATGAGATGGAAGCGATCTACGCGGGCGAGGAAAAAGGCGCGATATATGGACGCTATGGTGGTCCAAATGCTGCTCAATTTGCAGAAGCCATCGCCGAATTGGAGGGTGCGGAGGCCGCGGTTGCTACCGCTTCAGGAATGGCGGCGATCGACGCAGCCTGGGGACCGCTGGTCCGCGCGGGCGACCGGATCGTGGCAAGCACAGAACTTTACGGTGGCACCTACGATTTACTTGAGAAAGACTATCGACAACGGGGCGTTGAGGTCGATTTTGTTCCACAGGGCGACCTCGAAGGGCTGAAAAGCGCTCTGGATGGCCGTCCGGCCAAAATCGTCCACGTCGAGACCCTGACCAATCCCCTCATTAAAGTCACCGAGCTCGAAGCAGTCGCCCGGCTCGCGCATGCGGCGGGTGCGATTTGCACGGTCGACGCGACCTTCACCACACCGATTCTGGGACGCCCGGTCGGGCTCGGCGCGGACCTGGTTGTCCACAGCGTCGGTAAGTACATCGGCGGTCACGCGGACGTCGGCTGCGGCGTTCTTTCCGGCCGTAGGGAGATGATCGCGCCGGCTGGCGCCTGGGTGATCCGCAAGGGTACGCCGATCTCGCATTTCGACGCGTGGCTTGCGCTGCGCGGCCTGCGTACGCTTGCGCTGCGAATGGTGCGCCACAGCGAAAATGCGCAAGTGATTGCTGGCTTTTTGGCACAGCACGACGCGATCGCCGCCGTCTACCATCCGTCACTGCCCGCACATCCGCAGCATGCGCTTGCAAAGCGACTCTACCCGCGCGGTACCGGCGGAATGTTGACGTTTGACGTGCGCGGCGGCAAGCAAATGGTAGATGGCTTTTTGCGCGCGCTCAGGCGCGTTCAGATCGTCCACAGCCTCGGCGAAGTCGCAACGACGATCTCGTACAGCTGCCGTTCCTCGCACCGCATGCTGTCCGAACAGCAGCGCAACGAGCTTGGCGTCAGTGAATCGACATTGCGCCTCTCCTGCGGTATCGAAGATGCGCGCGACATCACAAGTGATTTGGAAAAAGCGCTCGCCGAGGCAGGCAGCGCAGCCCGCGTATAG
- a CDS encoding substrate-binding domain-containing protein, producing the protein MKTAVLAAFMVGAVLATGCNKPAATSSTSGSKTIGVSIQNREAQFYQDMQNGMQAEASKYGYTLKVVDASRDNSKQQSQVEDFISQHVDAIVLTPYDSQAIGSAIVEANNAKIPVFTADIASTSNVGDVVSHIASDNVQGGEQAGKLICAGMGSDPGPVAIIDEPEVTSVQDRVRGFKEAIASGCPSAKIVADISGGGQRDKASSVMEDLLQSHKDLRAVFGINDDSALGAAKAVQAANLTGKIIIVGFDATPEARTAIQQGAMYGDAVQHPEDIGKLTIDAIHDYFGGKTPEKRIAVNVGQFTKADIK; encoded by the coding sequence ATGAAAACAGCCGTACTCGCCGCCTTTATGGTCGGAGCGGTTCTCGCCACGGGTTGCAACAAACCCGCAGCGACCAGCTCAACGTCCGGTTCGAAAACGATCGGCGTATCGATTCAAAATCGCGAAGCCCAGTTCTACCAGGATATGCAGAACGGGATGCAGGCCGAGGCCTCCAAGTACGGTTACACGCTCAAAGTAGTCGACGCCAGCCGCGACAATTCAAAGCAGCAATCGCAAGTCGAAGACTTTATTTCGCAGCACGTAGATGCAATCGTGCTCACGCCGTACGACTCGCAAGCCATCGGTAGCGCGATCGTGGAGGCCAACAACGCCAAGATCCCGGTGTTCACCGCTGACATTGCGAGCACATCGAACGTCGGCGACGTCGTCTCGCACATTGCAAGCGACAACGTGCAGGGTGGCGAACAGGCCGGCAAATTAATTTGCGCCGGAATGGGGAGCGATCCGGGCCCCGTTGCGATCATCGACGAGCCCGAAGTGACGAGCGTGCAAGATCGCGTCAGAGGCTTTAAAGAAGCGATCGCCTCAGGCTGCCCGAGCGCCAAGATCGTCGCGGACATTAGCGGCGGGGGCCAACGCGATAAGGCTAGCTCTGTTATGGAAGATCTCTTACAGTCGCACAAAGATCTGCGCGCCGTTTTCGGCATCAACGATGACTCGGCGCTGGGCGCGGCCAAAGCCGTTCAAGCTGCGAACCTCACCGGCAAGATCATCATCGTTGGGTTCGATGCTACGCCGGAAGCGCGCACCGCAATTCAACAGGGTGCAATGTACGGCGATGCCGTTCAACATCCGGAAGACATCGGCAAGCTGACGATCGATGCGATCCATGATTATTTCGGCGGGAAGACGCCGGAAAAACGCATCGCCGTCAACGTCGGTCAGTTCACGAAAGCGGACATCAAGTAA
- a CDS encoding sugar ABC transporter ATP-binding protein, with product MDSPLLRMRGIVKTFPGVKALSGVDLDVSAGEVHALVGENGAGKSTLMKILAGAQPADSGTIEVDGRVVTINGPRDAENLGIGMIYQEFNLVPDLNAIQNIMLGHEPVRGIFLDTKAAIQIGTEALAKLGVTLPLDQPTRFLSVAQQQMIEICKAIARKARVLVLDEPTAALTEREIDNLFKLIRSLKAGGVSFIYISHRLEELPQIVDRITILRDGHSIETAPLADMPRDKMVNLMVGRTLDTHFPELPAVPSDAPVVLEVKDLRSGIVAGVSFDVHAGEIIGLAGLVGAGRTSIVRAIAGADVPESGSVRVDGQQKRIVSPSSGIRAGIALITEDRKGQGLVLGMSVRENTTLAHLEDFVARDLLIDRPKEIDVTTREVTELRIRTPSTEQIVRNLSGGTQQKVVLAKWLIGKARVFLFDEPTRGIDVGAKTEIYGLMIELMKHGAAIVMVSSELPEVLGMSHRVFVVREGRLQAEFSHDTASPDKVIAVATGAAA from the coding sequence ATGGATAGCCCGCTGCTTCGAATGCGCGGGATCGTCAAGACGTTTCCCGGCGTCAAGGCGTTAAGCGGTGTCGACCTCGACGTCAGCGCCGGCGAAGTCCATGCGCTCGTTGGTGAAAACGGCGCCGGCAAATCGACCCTGATGAAGATTCTCGCCGGCGCGCAACCCGCGGATTCGGGAACGATCGAAGTCGACGGTAGGGTCGTGACGATCAACGGGCCTCGCGACGCCGAGAATCTCGGCATCGGGATGATTTATCAAGAATTCAATCTCGTCCCTGATCTCAATGCGATTCAAAACATCATGCTCGGACACGAGCCGGTCCGAGGAATCTTCCTCGACACGAAAGCTGCGATTCAAATCGGTACCGAAGCGCTCGCGAAGCTCGGTGTAACGCTTCCGCTCGATCAGCCGACCCGTTTCCTTTCGGTTGCGCAGCAGCAGATGATCGAGATTTGCAAGGCGATTGCGCGCAAAGCGCGCGTCCTGGTTCTCGACGAGCCGACCGCCGCGCTGACCGAGCGCGAGATAGACAATCTCTTCAAGCTAATCCGTTCGCTCAAAGCCGGGGGCGTTTCGTTCATCTACATCTCCCACCGGCTCGAGGAGCTACCGCAGATCGTCGATCGAATCACAATCTTGCGCGACGGTCATTCCATTGAAACGGCGCCGCTTGCCGACATGCCTCGGGACAAGATGGTCAATCTGATGGTCGGCCGTACGCTCGACACGCACTTTCCGGAGCTGCCGGCTGTCCCGAGCGACGCGCCGGTCGTTCTCGAGGTCAAGGACTTGCGGAGCGGCATCGTCGCCGGTGTGAGCTTCGACGTTCATGCCGGAGAGATTATTGGTCTTGCGGGCCTGGTCGGCGCGGGACGTACGTCAATCGTGCGCGCCATCGCCGGCGCCGATGTTCCGGAGAGCGGTAGCGTGCGTGTTGACGGACAGCAGAAACGCATAGTCTCGCCCTCGAGCGGAATCCGAGCCGGTATTGCGCTCATTACCGAAGACCGAAAAGGTCAAGGGCTCGTACTCGGAATGTCCGTTCGCGAGAATACGACGCTCGCGCATCTTGAGGACTTCGTCGCACGCGATCTTCTGATCGATCGGCCGAAAGAAATCGACGTCACCACTCGGGAGGTCACGGAGCTGCGCATTCGCACGCCTTCCACCGAGCAAATCGTTCGCAATCTCTCCGGCGGAACGCAGCAAAAAGTCGTGCTCGCAAAGTGGCTGATCGGCAAAGCCCGCGTCTTTCTCTTCGATGAACCGACGCGCGGCATCGACGTGGGCGCGAAAACAGAGATTTATGGCCTGATGATTGAATTGATGAAGCACGGGGCGGCGATCGTCATGGTCTCGAGCGAATTGCCCGAGGTTCTCGGTATGTCGCACCGCGTGTTTGTCGTTCGCGAGGGAAGATTGCAAGCCGAATTTTCGCATGACACCGCTAGCCCGGATAAGGTGATCGCGGTCGCGACCGGAGCCGCGGCCTAA